From a single Cherax quadricarinatus isolate ZL_2023a chromosome 9, ASM3850222v1, whole genome shotgun sequence genomic region:
- the sky gene encoding GTPase-activating protein skywalker isoform X4: MIRVGGENTATRGITSHEDTNHPHRPRLSSLKKPQSHSSSEHPSNQHKNRRQSLQHEYGLIPDFCDTPAYDSCVDSSNEWKPNPEYNATNNNQTDILDLNQLKSVSKAIPISAYPKSLIQWPVDGSTKNKRISEVKKQVKLLGNFIKMTVGGGHHAEALSDDKTPTNPPPFSGHVDMSRIPVHNLAHTADETSMAKWEDIEALIQAGRMKEAKYIVRETDWSLGSPARENLWREICRHHSSEKDFGDYYYWDTVKQIYGTTELLECSVQLPAFIDTKYKISQSLSPRGVTACERVISVIAFSHPAITYAPALYAMTSLLLHYMDEVDAYNCMAALVCGAQNKFLTQTKIANEAHWRAAVILGKKHIRGAFSTLSKFGVPEEQIEDAFQNWIWWILAALPITHVVRILDCFLFEGSKVLLRIALAIFHLFVKAVTHDPNMIASLPSRGLNESIMHFCQNIQISPQKLLKTAFGIRAFSKSEITKVVVQTEMYLKSQRVMGGTGSGAGQMHAPETPTLNRSVSLEGLPTSESQSSIQMMSHTLTIKELLTLWSWLPMRMTMHQPTLLYTTEEHGCSLTTFFQRVEKHEPTLLCIRTVDDYVFGAYCSTAWIQRHHKDEFGNWQTYFGTGETFLFTMRPTVAKYQWVGISRQQNNAELSSVEHSAELFMHADHNMITIGGGNGQGIMLDHDFRYGKTETCQTFDNPPLVPNGDFEVKVIEVYSLINM; the protein is encoded by the exons CCACACGGGGCATTACCAGTCATGAGGACACCAACCACCCTCATCGACCACGGTTAAGTTCACTCAAGAAACCTCAAAGCCATAGTAGCAGTGAACACCCCAGCAACCAACATAAGAACAGGAGGCAGTCACTACAGCACGAGTACGGCCTGATTCCAGACTTCTGCGACACACCAGCCTACGATAGTTGCGTTGATAGCAGTAATGAATGGAAGCCCAATCCTGAATATAATGCTACCAACAACAATCAAACGGATATCCTTGATCTCAATCAGCTAAAG AGTGTCAGCAAGGCAATCCCTATTTCAGCTTACCCAAAATCTCTAATACAGTGGCCAGTAGACGGATCAACAAAAAACAAACGCATTTCTGAGGTTAAGAAACAG GTAAAACTTCTCGGTAATTTCATCAAGATGACAGTTGGTGGTGGTCATCATGCTGAAGCTCTGTCAGATGACAAAACTCCTACCAATCCTCCACCCTTCTCAGGTCATGTGGATATGTCCAGGATCCCTGTTCATAATCTTGCACACACAGCAGACGAGACATCAATGGCCAAGTGGGAGGACATTGAAGCATTGATACAAGCAGGGAGAATGAAAGAG GCCAAGTATATTGTTCGGGAGACAGACTGGAGTCTAGGTAGTCCAGCCCGTGAAAACCTTTGGCGTGAGATATGCCGTCATCATTCTTCTGAAAAAGATTTTGGAGACTACTATTACTGGGATACTGTGAAGCAGATTTATGGAACCACTG AACTCTTGGAGTGTAGTGTCCAGTTGCCAGCCTTCATTGATACAAAATACAAGATATCTCAGTCCCTTTCACCTAGAGGAGTAACAGCCTGTGAAAGGGTTATCTCTGTGATAGCATTCAGTCACCCAGCCATCACATATGCTCCAGCTCTGTATGCCATGACATCTTTATTACTTCATTACATGGATG AAGTGGATGCCTACAACTGCATGGCTGCCCTTGTTTGTGGAGCTCAGAATAAGTTTCTTACGCAGACTAAAATTGCAAATGAAGCACACTGGAGAGCAGCAGTGATCCTGGGTAAAAAGCATATT AGAGGTGCCTTTTCAACTCTGTCCAAATTTGGAGTTCCTGAAGAGCAAATAGAGGATGCTTTCCAGAACTGGATATGGTGGATTTTAGCTGCTTTGCCCATCACACATGTG GTACGCATTCTTGATTGCTTTCTATTTGAAGGCTCAAAGGTCTTGTTGAGAATTGCATTGGCTATTTTCCATCTGTTTGTAAAGGCAGTAACTCACGATCCAAATATGATTGCATCTCTTCCAAGTCGAGGGCTAAATGAATCCATCATGCACTTCTGCCAAAATATACAA ATTTCTCCTCAAAAGTTACTGAAAACTGCTTTTGGTATCCGGGCTTTCAGCAAGTCAGAAATCACTAAAGTAGTTGTTCAAACAGAGATGTACCTCAAAAGCCAAAGAGTGATGGGAGGCACTGGAAGTGGGGCAGGACAGATGCATGCTCCAGAAACGCCAACATTAAATCGTTCTGTATCACTGGAAGGCCTTCCTACTTCAGAATCACAGTCTAGCATCCAGATGATGTCTCACACCCTTACCATCAAGGAG CTACTGACTCTCTGGTCATGGCTTCCTATGAGGATGACAATGCATCAACCTACTTTGCTATACACCACAGAGGAACATGGCTGTTCACTTACAACTTTCTTCCAG CGTGTAGAGAAACATGAACCTACTCTCCTCTGCATCCGGACTGTGGATGATTATGTTTTTGGGGCCTACTGTTCAACTGCTTGGATCCAGCGGCACCATAAGGATGAGTTTGGCAACTGGCAGACATACTTTGGCACAGGTGAAACATTCTTGTTCACTATGCGACCAACTGTTGCTAAGTACCAGTGGGTGGGAATCTCCAGGCAGCAAAATAATGCAGAGTTATCATCTGTAGAACATTCAGCAGAACTCTTCATGCATGCTGACCATAACATGATAACCATTGGTGGAGG AAATGGACAGGGAATCATGCTGGATCATGATTTCCGCTATGGCAAGACAGAAACATGTCAGACATTTGACAATCCTCCTCTTGTGCCAAATGGAGATTTTGAGGTTAAGGTTATAGAAGTGTACAGTCTGATAAATATGTAA
- the sky gene encoding GTPase-activating protein skywalker isoform X2, whose amino-acid sequence MIRVGGENTATRGITSHEDTNHPHRPRLSSLKKPQSHSSSEHPSNQHKNRRQSLQHEYGLIPDFCDTPAYDSCVDSSNEWKPNPEYNATNNNQTDILDLNQLKSVSKAIPISAYPKSLIQWPVDGSTKNKRISEVKKQVKLLGNFIKMTVGGGHHAEALSDDKTPTNPPPFSGHVDMSRIPVHNLAHTADETSMAKWEDIEALIQAGRMKEAKYIVRETDWSLGSPARENLWREICRHHSSEKDFGDYYYWDTVKQIYGTTELLECSVQLPAFIDTKYKISQSLSPRGVTACERVISVIAFSHPAITYAPALYAMTSLLLHYMDEVDAYNCMAALVCGAQNKFLTQTKIANEAHWRAAVILGKKHIRGAFSTLSKFGVPEEQIEDAFQNWIWWILAALPITHVVRILDCFLFEGSKVLLRIALAIFHLFVKAVTHDPNMIASLPSRGLNESIMHFCQNIQISPQKLLKTAFGIRAFSKSEITKVVVQTEMYLKSQRVMGGTGSGAGQMHAPETPTLNRSVSLEGLPTSESQSSIQMMSHTLTIKEGSRSPAPRVRTMGQYPIHNIKSMIVSKDELLTLWSWLPMRMTMHQPTLLYTTEEHGCSLTTFFQRVEKHEPTLLCIRTVDDYVFGAYCSTAWIQRHHKDEFGNWQTYFGTGETFLFTMRPTVAKYQWVGISRQQNNAELSSVEHSAELFMHADHNMITIGGGNGQGIMLDHDFRYGKTETCQTFDNPPLVPNGDFEVKVIEVYSLINM is encoded by the exons CCACACGGGGCATTACCAGTCATGAGGACACCAACCACCCTCATCGACCACGGTTAAGTTCACTCAAGAAACCTCAAAGCCATAGTAGCAGTGAACACCCCAGCAACCAACATAAGAACAGGAGGCAGTCACTACAGCACGAGTACGGCCTGATTCCAGACTTCTGCGACACACCAGCCTACGATAGTTGCGTTGATAGCAGTAATGAATGGAAGCCCAATCCTGAATATAATGCTACCAACAACAATCAAACGGATATCCTTGATCTCAATCAGCTAAAG AGTGTCAGCAAGGCAATCCCTATTTCAGCTTACCCAAAATCTCTAATACAGTGGCCAGTAGACGGATCAACAAAAAACAAACGCATTTCTGAGGTTAAGAAACAG GTAAAACTTCTCGGTAATTTCATCAAGATGACAGTTGGTGGTGGTCATCATGCTGAAGCTCTGTCAGATGACAAAACTCCTACCAATCCTCCACCCTTCTCAGGTCATGTGGATATGTCCAGGATCCCTGTTCATAATCTTGCACACACAGCAGACGAGACATCAATGGCCAAGTGGGAGGACATTGAAGCATTGATACAAGCAGGGAGAATGAAAGAG GCCAAGTATATTGTTCGGGAGACAGACTGGAGTCTAGGTAGTCCAGCCCGTGAAAACCTTTGGCGTGAGATATGCCGTCATCATTCTTCTGAAAAAGATTTTGGAGACTACTATTACTGGGATACTGTGAAGCAGATTTATGGAACCACTG AACTCTTGGAGTGTAGTGTCCAGTTGCCAGCCTTCATTGATACAAAATACAAGATATCTCAGTCCCTTTCACCTAGAGGAGTAACAGCCTGTGAAAGGGTTATCTCTGTGATAGCATTCAGTCACCCAGCCATCACATATGCTCCAGCTCTGTATGCCATGACATCTTTATTACTTCATTACATGGATG AAGTGGATGCCTACAACTGCATGGCTGCCCTTGTTTGTGGAGCTCAGAATAAGTTTCTTACGCAGACTAAAATTGCAAATGAAGCACACTGGAGAGCAGCAGTGATCCTGGGTAAAAAGCATATT AGAGGTGCCTTTTCAACTCTGTCCAAATTTGGAGTTCCTGAAGAGCAAATAGAGGATGCTTTCCAGAACTGGATATGGTGGATTTTAGCTGCTTTGCCCATCACACATGTG GTACGCATTCTTGATTGCTTTCTATTTGAAGGCTCAAAGGTCTTGTTGAGAATTGCATTGGCTATTTTCCATCTGTTTGTAAAGGCAGTAACTCACGATCCAAATATGATTGCATCTCTTCCAAGTCGAGGGCTAAATGAATCCATCATGCACTTCTGCCAAAATATACAA ATTTCTCCTCAAAAGTTACTGAAAACTGCTTTTGGTATCCGGGCTTTCAGCAAGTCAGAAATCACTAAAGTAGTTGTTCAAACAGAGATGTACCTCAAAAGCCAAAGAGTGATGGGAGGCACTGGAAGTGGGGCAGGACAGATGCATGCTCCAGAAACGCCAACATTAAATCGTTCTGTATCACTGGAAGGCCTTCCTACTTCAGAATCACAGTCTAGCATCCAGATGATGTCTCACACCCTTACCATCAAGGAG GGATCTCGCTCTCCTGCTCCTCGTGTGCGAACTATGGGACAATATCCCATTCACAACATCAAATCGATGATCGTCTCAAAGGACGAG CTACTGACTCTCTGGTCATGGCTTCCTATGAGGATGACAATGCATCAACCTACTTTGCTATACACCACAGAGGAACATGGCTGTTCACTTACAACTTTCTTCCAG CGTGTAGAGAAACATGAACCTACTCTCCTCTGCATCCGGACTGTGGATGATTATGTTTTTGGGGCCTACTGTTCAACTGCTTGGATCCAGCGGCACCATAAGGATGAGTTTGGCAACTGGCAGACATACTTTGGCACAGGTGAAACATTCTTGTTCACTATGCGACCAACTGTTGCTAAGTACCAGTGGGTGGGAATCTCCAGGCAGCAAAATAATGCAGAGTTATCATCTGTAGAACATTCAGCAGAACTCTTCATGCATGCTGACCATAACATGATAACCATTGGTGGAGG AAATGGACAGGGAATCATGCTGGATCATGATTTCCGCTATGGCAAGACAGAAACATGTCAGACATTTGACAATCCTCCTCTTGTGCCAAATGGAGATTTTGAGGTTAAGGTTATAGAAGTGTACAGTCTGATAAATATGTAA
- the sky gene encoding GTPase-activating protein skywalker isoform X3, protein MTVGTCATRGITSHEDTNHPHRPRLSSLKKPQSHSSSEHPSNQHKNRRQSLQHEYGLIPDFCDTPAYDSCVDSSNEWKPNPEYNATNNNQTDILDLNQLKSVSKAIPISAYPKSLIQWPVDGSTKNKRISEVKKQVKLLGNFIKMTVGGGHHAEALSDDKTPTNPPPFSGHVDMSRIPVHNLAHTADETSMAKWEDIEALIQAGRMKEAKYIVRETDWSLGSPARENLWREICRHHSSEKDFGDYYYWDTVKQIYGTTELLECSVQLPAFIDTKYKISQSLSPRGVTACERVISVIAFSHPAITYAPALYAMTSLLLHYMDEVDAYNCMAALVCGAQNKFLTQTKIANEAHWRAAVILGKKHIRGAFSTLSKFGVPEEQIEDAFQNWIWWILAALPITHVVRILDCFLFEGSKVLLRIALAIFHLFVKAVTHDPNMIASLPSRGLNESIMHFCQNIQISPQKLLKTAFGIRAFSKSEITKVVVQTEMYLKSQRVMGGTGSGAGQMHAPETPTLNRSVSLEGLPTSESQSSIQMMSHTLTIKEGSRSPAPRVRTMGQYPIHNIKSMIVSKDELLTLWSWLPMRMTMHQPTLLYTTEEHGCSLTTFFQRVEKHEPTLLCIRTVDDYVFGAYCSTAWIQRHHKDEFGNWQTYFGTGETFLFTMRPTVAKYQWVGISRQQNNAELSSVEHSAELFMHADHNMITIGGGNGQGIMLDHDFRYGKTETCQTFDNPPLVPNGDFEVKVIEVYSLINM, encoded by the exons ATGACTGTCGGGACGTGTG CCACACGGGGCATTACCAGTCATGAGGACACCAACCACCCTCATCGACCACGGTTAAGTTCACTCAAGAAACCTCAAAGCCATAGTAGCAGTGAACACCCCAGCAACCAACATAAGAACAGGAGGCAGTCACTACAGCACGAGTACGGCCTGATTCCAGACTTCTGCGACACACCAGCCTACGATAGTTGCGTTGATAGCAGTAATGAATGGAAGCCCAATCCTGAATATAATGCTACCAACAACAATCAAACGGATATCCTTGATCTCAATCAGCTAAAG AGTGTCAGCAAGGCAATCCCTATTTCAGCTTACCCAAAATCTCTAATACAGTGGCCAGTAGACGGATCAACAAAAAACAAACGCATTTCTGAGGTTAAGAAACAG GTAAAACTTCTCGGTAATTTCATCAAGATGACAGTTGGTGGTGGTCATCATGCTGAAGCTCTGTCAGATGACAAAACTCCTACCAATCCTCCACCCTTCTCAGGTCATGTGGATATGTCCAGGATCCCTGTTCATAATCTTGCACACACAGCAGACGAGACATCAATGGCCAAGTGGGAGGACATTGAAGCATTGATACAAGCAGGGAGAATGAAAGAG GCCAAGTATATTGTTCGGGAGACAGACTGGAGTCTAGGTAGTCCAGCCCGTGAAAACCTTTGGCGTGAGATATGCCGTCATCATTCTTCTGAAAAAGATTTTGGAGACTACTATTACTGGGATACTGTGAAGCAGATTTATGGAACCACTG AACTCTTGGAGTGTAGTGTCCAGTTGCCAGCCTTCATTGATACAAAATACAAGATATCTCAGTCCCTTTCACCTAGAGGAGTAACAGCCTGTGAAAGGGTTATCTCTGTGATAGCATTCAGTCACCCAGCCATCACATATGCTCCAGCTCTGTATGCCATGACATCTTTATTACTTCATTACATGGATG AAGTGGATGCCTACAACTGCATGGCTGCCCTTGTTTGTGGAGCTCAGAATAAGTTTCTTACGCAGACTAAAATTGCAAATGAAGCACACTGGAGAGCAGCAGTGATCCTGGGTAAAAAGCATATT AGAGGTGCCTTTTCAACTCTGTCCAAATTTGGAGTTCCTGAAGAGCAAATAGAGGATGCTTTCCAGAACTGGATATGGTGGATTTTAGCTGCTTTGCCCATCACACATGTG GTACGCATTCTTGATTGCTTTCTATTTGAAGGCTCAAAGGTCTTGTTGAGAATTGCATTGGCTATTTTCCATCTGTTTGTAAAGGCAGTAACTCACGATCCAAATATGATTGCATCTCTTCCAAGTCGAGGGCTAAATGAATCCATCATGCACTTCTGCCAAAATATACAA ATTTCTCCTCAAAAGTTACTGAAAACTGCTTTTGGTATCCGGGCTTTCAGCAAGTCAGAAATCACTAAAGTAGTTGTTCAAACAGAGATGTACCTCAAAAGCCAAAGAGTGATGGGAGGCACTGGAAGTGGGGCAGGACAGATGCATGCTCCAGAAACGCCAACATTAAATCGTTCTGTATCACTGGAAGGCCTTCCTACTTCAGAATCACAGTCTAGCATCCAGATGATGTCTCACACCCTTACCATCAAGGAG GGATCTCGCTCTCCTGCTCCTCGTGTGCGAACTATGGGACAATATCCCATTCACAACATCAAATCGATGATCGTCTCAAAGGACGAG CTACTGACTCTCTGGTCATGGCTTCCTATGAGGATGACAATGCATCAACCTACTTTGCTATACACCACAGAGGAACATGGCTGTTCACTTACAACTTTCTTCCAG CGTGTAGAGAAACATGAACCTACTCTCCTCTGCATCCGGACTGTGGATGATTATGTTTTTGGGGCCTACTGTTCAACTGCTTGGATCCAGCGGCACCATAAGGATGAGTTTGGCAACTGGCAGACATACTTTGGCACAGGTGAAACATTCTTGTTCACTATGCGACCAACTGTTGCTAAGTACCAGTGGGTGGGAATCTCCAGGCAGCAAAATAATGCAGAGTTATCATCTGTAGAACATTCAGCAGAACTCTTCATGCATGCTGACCATAACATGATAACCATTGGTGGAGG AAATGGACAGGGAATCATGCTGGATCATGATTTCCGCTATGGCAAGACAGAAACATGTCAGACATTTGACAATCCTCCTCTTGTGCCAAATGGAGATTTTGAGGTTAAGGTTATAGAAGTGTACAGTCTGATAAATATGTAA
- the sky gene encoding GTPase-activating protein skywalker isoform X1: MLTYDIIAYIYPAAFAATRGITSHEDTNHPHRPRLSSLKKPQSHSSSEHPSNQHKNRRQSLQHEYGLIPDFCDTPAYDSCVDSSNEWKPNPEYNATNNNQTDILDLNQLKSVSKAIPISAYPKSLIQWPVDGSTKNKRISEVKKQVKLLGNFIKMTVGGGHHAEALSDDKTPTNPPPFSGHVDMSRIPVHNLAHTADETSMAKWEDIEALIQAGRMKEAKYIVRETDWSLGSPARENLWREICRHHSSEKDFGDYYYWDTVKQIYGTTELLECSVQLPAFIDTKYKISQSLSPRGVTACERVISVIAFSHPAITYAPALYAMTSLLLHYMDEVDAYNCMAALVCGAQNKFLTQTKIANEAHWRAAVILGKKHIRGAFSTLSKFGVPEEQIEDAFQNWIWWILAALPITHVVRILDCFLFEGSKVLLRIALAIFHLFVKAVTHDPNMIASLPSRGLNESIMHFCQNIQISPQKLLKTAFGIRAFSKSEITKVVVQTEMYLKSQRVMGGTGSGAGQMHAPETPTLNRSVSLEGLPTSESQSSIQMMSHTLTIKEGSRSPAPRVRTMGQYPIHNIKSMIVSKDELLTLWSWLPMRMTMHQPTLLYTTEEHGCSLTTFFQRVEKHEPTLLCIRTVDDYVFGAYCSTAWIQRHHKDEFGNWQTYFGTGETFLFTMRPTVAKYQWVGISRQQNNAELSSVEHSAELFMHADHNMITIGGGNGQGIMLDHDFRYGKTETCQTFDNPPLVPNGDFEVKVIEVYSLINM, encoded by the exons ATGTTGACCTATGACATTATAGCATATATTTACCCTGCGGCCTTTGCAGCCACACGGGGCATTACCAGTCATGAGGACACCAACCACCCTCATCGACCACGGTTAAGTTCACTCAAGAAACCTCAAAGCCATAGTAGCAGTGAACACCCCAGCAACCAACATAAGAACAGGAGGCAGTCACTACAGCACGAGTACGGCCTGATTCCAGACTTCTGCGACACACCAGCCTACGATAGTTGCGTTGATAGCAGTAATGAATGGAAGCCCAATCCTGAATATAATGCTACCAACAACAATCAAACGGATATCCTTGATCTCAATCAGCTAAAG AGTGTCAGCAAGGCAATCCCTATTTCAGCTTACCCAAAATCTCTAATACAGTGGCCAGTAGACGGATCAACAAAAAACAAACGCATTTCTGAGGTTAAGAAACAG GTAAAACTTCTCGGTAATTTCATCAAGATGACAGTTGGTGGTGGTCATCATGCTGAAGCTCTGTCAGATGACAAAACTCCTACCAATCCTCCACCCTTCTCAGGTCATGTGGATATGTCCAGGATCCCTGTTCATAATCTTGCACACACAGCAGACGAGACATCAATGGCCAAGTGGGAGGACATTGAAGCATTGATACAAGCAGGGAGAATGAAAGAG GCCAAGTATATTGTTCGGGAGACAGACTGGAGTCTAGGTAGTCCAGCCCGTGAAAACCTTTGGCGTGAGATATGCCGTCATCATTCTTCTGAAAAAGATTTTGGAGACTACTATTACTGGGATACTGTGAAGCAGATTTATGGAACCACTG AACTCTTGGAGTGTAGTGTCCAGTTGCCAGCCTTCATTGATACAAAATACAAGATATCTCAGTCCCTTTCACCTAGAGGAGTAACAGCCTGTGAAAGGGTTATCTCTGTGATAGCATTCAGTCACCCAGCCATCACATATGCTCCAGCTCTGTATGCCATGACATCTTTATTACTTCATTACATGGATG AAGTGGATGCCTACAACTGCATGGCTGCCCTTGTTTGTGGAGCTCAGAATAAGTTTCTTACGCAGACTAAAATTGCAAATGAAGCACACTGGAGAGCAGCAGTGATCCTGGGTAAAAAGCATATT AGAGGTGCCTTTTCAACTCTGTCCAAATTTGGAGTTCCTGAAGAGCAAATAGAGGATGCTTTCCAGAACTGGATATGGTGGATTTTAGCTGCTTTGCCCATCACACATGTG GTACGCATTCTTGATTGCTTTCTATTTGAAGGCTCAAAGGTCTTGTTGAGAATTGCATTGGCTATTTTCCATCTGTTTGTAAAGGCAGTAACTCACGATCCAAATATGATTGCATCTCTTCCAAGTCGAGGGCTAAATGAATCCATCATGCACTTCTGCCAAAATATACAA ATTTCTCCTCAAAAGTTACTGAAAACTGCTTTTGGTATCCGGGCTTTCAGCAAGTCAGAAATCACTAAAGTAGTTGTTCAAACAGAGATGTACCTCAAAAGCCAAAGAGTGATGGGAGGCACTGGAAGTGGGGCAGGACAGATGCATGCTCCAGAAACGCCAACATTAAATCGTTCTGTATCACTGGAAGGCCTTCCTACTTCAGAATCACAGTCTAGCATCCAGATGATGTCTCACACCCTTACCATCAAGGAG GGATCTCGCTCTCCTGCTCCTCGTGTGCGAACTATGGGACAATATCCCATTCACAACATCAAATCGATGATCGTCTCAAAGGACGAG CTACTGACTCTCTGGTCATGGCTTCCTATGAGGATGACAATGCATCAACCTACTTTGCTATACACCACAGAGGAACATGGCTGTTCACTTACAACTTTCTTCCAG CGTGTAGAGAAACATGAACCTACTCTCCTCTGCATCCGGACTGTGGATGATTATGTTTTTGGGGCCTACTGTTCAACTGCTTGGATCCAGCGGCACCATAAGGATGAGTTTGGCAACTGGCAGACATACTTTGGCACAGGTGAAACATTCTTGTTCACTATGCGACCAACTGTTGCTAAGTACCAGTGGGTGGGAATCTCCAGGCAGCAAAATAATGCAGAGTTATCATCTGTAGAACATTCAGCAGAACTCTTCATGCATGCTGACCATAACATGATAACCATTGGTGGAGG AAATGGACAGGGAATCATGCTGGATCATGATTTCCGCTATGGCAAGACAGAAACATGTCAGACATTTGACAATCCTCCTCTTGTGCCAAATGGAGATTTTGAGGTTAAGGTTATAGAAGTGTACAGTCTGATAAATATGTAA